The window CGCCATCAGCCGCCGCGACTACCCGGTGGTGCAGAACGGCATCCTGATCGTGGCCACCCTCGTCATCATCGTGAACTTCACGGTGGACATCCTCTACGGCGTGGCCAATCCGCGCATTCGTCACCAGAAATAAGGAGGACGGCATGTCTGACACTGCAAGTACGGCAAGTGCCGTCATCAGCCAGGATTCGCCGGCGTATCCGTCGCCGCTCAAGGAATTCTGGCAGAGCTTTTCGCACAACAAGGGTGCCCTCGCCGGTCTGGCATTCATGATCGTCATCGTGGCCTGTGCGCTGTTTGCACCGTGGCTGGCACCTTACGACCCGGTCGAGCAGCACCGCGACTTCCTGCTGGTGCCGCCGGTGTGGGCCGACGGCGGTACGGCCGCCTTCCTGTTCGGCACCGACGAAGTCGGGCGCGACATCCTGTCGCGGCTGATCCACGGAGCCCGCCTGTCATTGCTGATCGGCCTGTCGTCGGTGCTGCTGTCGCTGCTGCCGGGCATTGCGCTCGGGCTGACGGCTGCCTTTTTCCCCAGGGTGGCCGGCAGTTTCATCATGCGGCTGATGGACGTGATGATGGCCCTGCCCAGCCTGCTGCTGGCCGTGGCGATCGTGGCGATCCTCGGGCCGGGCCTGATGAACACCATGATGGCGATTGCCATCGTGGCGCTGCCCGGCTACGTGCGCCTGACCCGCGCTTCGGCCATGGCCGAACTCAACCGTGAATACGTGAC of the Laribacter hongkongensis DSM 14985 genome contains:
- a CDS encoding ABC transporter permease subunit, giving the protein MSDTASTASAVISQDSPAYPSPLKEFWQSFSHNKGALAGLAFMIVIVACALFAPWLAPYDPVEQHRDFLLVPPVWADGGTAAFLFGTDEVGRDILSRLIHGARLSLLIGLSSVLLSLLPGIALGLTAAFFPRVAGSFIMRLMDVMMALPSLLLAVAIVAILGPGLMNTMMAIAIVALPGYVRLTRASAMAELNREYVTASRVTGAGTLRLMFICVLPNCMAPLIVNATMGFSSAILDAAALGFLGLGVQPPTPEWGTMLASARDYIERAWWVVTFPGLTILLSVLAINLMGDGLRDALDPKLKRAA